A single genomic interval of Helicoverpa armigera isolate CAAS_96S chromosome 22, ASM3070526v1, whole genome shotgun sequence harbors:
- the LOC135118455 gene encoding phosphatidylinositol 4-kinase alpha-like, which yields MALASPEGPAHDEIMRMFTVITVEAASAAYHHTDDKKQYRHVSGAVLNALANIAANVRGTTARLELLTRLLELFVQLGLGGEGIKHKCY from the exons ATGGCACTGGCCAGCCCCGAGGGTCCGGCACACGACGAGATCATGCGGATGTTCACCGTCATCACCGTGGAGGCTGCCAGCGCCGCCTACCATCACACTGATGATAAGAAGCAGTACCG ACACGTGTCAGGCGCCGTACTAAACGCGCTCGCGAACATAGCGGCGAACGTTCGCGGCACTACGGCTCGACTCGAGCTGCTCACTCGACTGCTCGAGCTGTTCGTACAACTGGGACTGGGCGGAGAGGGGATTAAACATAAATGTTACTAG